One Gemmatimonadaceae bacterium DNA segment encodes these proteins:
- the selB gene encoding selenocysteine-specific translation elongation factor: protein MIVGTAGHIDHGKTALVHALTGVDTDRLPEEKRRGITIELGFAPLELPGIGTVGIVDVPGHEAFVRAMVAGATGMDLGLLIVAADEGVMPQTREHLRILTLLDVRTGVVVLTKCDLVERDWIDLVREELRDLVAGTPLDGAPIEETSARTGQGIPELKATIARQLARVSTRAHDDVFRLPVDRAFSVKGTGTVVTGTVWSGRIAVGDELHLFPAGRAVRVRGIQSHGKVAEQSTPGARTAVALAAVDVNEIPRGSVLVGSDAWQPSSRFFAEVSLEAGATPFRAREWLRLHVATSEVSARVVPVADVVASGGGAVARIVPESPLVLRAGDRFVLRRSQELGTIGGGRVIDPAPMRTRRPTQGWRDDAMERLAAVVRDAGPGGLAEPAVSIRVGADAPSRKALESPVSPVVKIDGRIYLKESVTSAEERIEQQVLAHHHLSPTDEGISVAKLRADLGSQGAMVDALLARMATRKRVQVVSGVVKRRGWSPEVSGAAEAEKAWLVERLGAAGMEPPSVSELRTERNRDPLPLLRILEKASAVVAVEPDRYYEAQALAAGLKVLARTMRNGGVYTPSMLREVLGVSRKFLMPLLEYCDRRRITERRGDGRVWLVGGSGGDEA, encoded by the coding sequence GTGATCGTCGGCACCGCCGGGCACATCGACCACGGCAAGACGGCGCTCGTCCACGCGCTCACGGGCGTCGACACGGATCGACTCCCCGAAGAGAAGCGGCGCGGCATCACCATCGAACTTGGTTTCGCTCCGCTCGAACTCCCCGGCATCGGCACCGTCGGCATCGTTGATGTGCCTGGGCACGAGGCGTTCGTTCGCGCCATGGTCGCCGGCGCTACCGGCATGGACCTGGGGCTGCTGATCGTCGCCGCCGATGAGGGCGTGATGCCGCAGACCCGAGAGCACCTCAGGATCCTCACGTTGCTCGATGTGCGCACCGGGGTCGTCGTGCTCACCAAGTGCGACCTCGTCGAACGTGACTGGATCGATCTCGTCCGGGAGGAGTTGCGAGACCTCGTGGCCGGCACGCCGCTCGATGGCGCTCCGATCGAAGAGACCTCTGCACGCACCGGTCAGGGGATCCCCGAACTGAAAGCGACGATCGCGAGGCAGCTCGCTCGCGTGAGTACGCGCGCCCATGACGACGTCTTTCGCCTCCCGGTGGATCGGGCGTTCTCCGTCAAGGGCACCGGCACCGTCGTCACAGGCACGGTGTGGAGCGGGCGGATCGCCGTTGGCGACGAGTTGCACCTCTTCCCGGCTGGACGCGCGGTCCGAGTCCGCGGGATCCAGTCACACGGCAAGGTGGCTGAGCAGTCAACGCCAGGAGCGCGGACAGCCGTGGCGCTGGCCGCCGTCGACGTCAACGAGATTCCACGCGGCAGTGTGTTGGTCGGTTCCGACGCCTGGCAGCCGTCGAGCCGCTTCTTCGCCGAGGTGAGCCTCGAGGCCGGCGCCACGCCGTTTCGCGCGCGTGAATGGCTTCGCCTTCACGTCGCGACCTCCGAAGTCTCAGCCCGAGTCGTGCCGGTTGCTGATGTCGTGGCGAGTGGGGGAGGCGCGGTGGCCCGCATCGTTCCCGAGTCGCCTTTGGTCCTGCGCGCCGGAGACCGCTTCGTGCTTCGTCGAAGTCAGGAGCTGGGAACGATCGGAGGGGGTCGAGTCATCGACCCGGCTCCGATGAGGACGCGGCGGCCGACGCAGGGCTGGAGGGACGATGCGATGGAGCGGCTCGCCGCCGTGGTTCGGGATGCTGGGCCTGGCGGACTGGCGGAACCGGCCGTGAGCATCCGGGTGGGCGCTGACGCCCCGAGCAGAAAAGCGCTGGAATCCCCCGTGAGCCCTGTGGTGAAGATCGATGGGAGGATCTACCTCAAGGAGTCTGTCACGAGTGCTGAGGAACGTATTGAGCAGCAGGTACTTGCACATCACCACCTGAGCCCGACCGACGAGGGAATCTCCGTGGCGAAGCTTCGGGCGGATCTGGGATCGCAGGGCGCGATGGTCGATGCCTTGCTTGCTCGGATGGCAACCCGAAAGCGCGTCCAGGTTGTCTCAGGAGTGGTGAAGCGGCGGGGCTGGAGCCCCGAGGTCTCGGGAGCGGCTGAGGCGGAGAAGGCTTGGCTGGTGGAGCGACTGGGTGCGGCGGGAATGGAACCGCCATCGGTCTCGGAACTTCGAACCGAACGGAACCGTGACCCCTTGCCCCTGTTGAGGATTCTGGAAAAGGCATCCGCGGTGGTGGCCGTAGAGCCGGACCGGTACTACGAGGCGCAGGCGCTGGCCGCCGGCCTGAAGGTTCTGGCGCGGACAATGCGCAATGGGGGGGTGTACACCCCTTCGATGCTGCGGGAGGTGCTCGGGGTGTCGCGCAAGTTTCTCATGCCGTTGCTGGAGTACTGTGACCGGCGTCGTATCACGGAACGGCGTGGAGATGGCAGGGTATGGCTGGTGGGTGGGAGTGGTGGGGACGAGGCGTAG
- the recO gene encoding DNA repair protein RecO, with product MPAQVTDAIVLHAFDYLETSRILRLVTRESGVQSVLARGARRSVRRFGAALDLFVSGTAELQVRQGRDLQQLTAFDVTNARSALSLDLDRFTSASMLCELALRCSAGDDQGGLFEALSDALDVVARSEGSGAREAGLGAAWRVTAALGFAPAVDQCARCHQAIDPEAAALFSHAVGGAACATCATQVRLGRQLPGDARRALRQWLVGGEVALGSDASRRAHVRLLREFVMHHVAEGAELRAFRAWEARFA from the coding sequence ATGCCCGCGCAGGTCACCGACGCCATCGTCCTTCACGCATTCGACTACCTCGAGACGTCGCGCATCCTGCGCCTCGTCACGAGGGAGTCCGGCGTGCAATCAGTGCTTGCCCGTGGCGCGCGCCGCTCGGTGCGCCGCTTTGGGGCCGCACTCGACCTGTTCGTCAGTGGAACCGCGGAGCTGCAGGTTCGTCAGGGTCGTGACCTGCAGCAGCTCACCGCGTTCGATGTCACCAATGCGCGCAGCGCCTTGTCGCTGGATCTCGATCGGTTCACCAGCGCCTCGATGCTCTGCGAACTCGCCTTGCGATGTTCCGCGGGCGATGACCAGGGAGGCCTCTTCGAAGCCCTCTCGGATGCGCTGGATGTTGTGGCCCGCTCGGAGGGCTCCGGGGCACGCGAGGCCGGCCTCGGCGCGGCGTGGCGTGTGACCGCTGCACTCGGGTTCGCACCAGCGGTCGACCAATGTGCCCGGTGTCATCAGGCAATCGATCCGGAGGCTGCGGCACTTTTCAGTCACGCGGTCGGCGGGGCCGCCTGTGCGACGTGCGCGACGCAGGTTCGTCTCGGCCGACAACTCCCCGGCGACGCTCGACGTGCCCTGCGCCAATGGCTGGTGGGAGGGGAGGTTGCCCTTGGCAGCGACGCCTCGCGCCGGGCCCACGTCCGGTTGCTGCGCGAATTCGTCATGCACCACGTAGCAGAAGGGGCGGAGCTACGGGCGTTCCGCGCGTGGGAGGCGCGGTTCGCGTGA
- a CDS encoding TonB-dependent receptor: protein MLRTLAFRLAPLAIIATTVGAQATGDTTALPRLVITADRVPVPLSRVTATVSVLDGAALRAAGVTHVIDALRRVPGVAVARSGSFGAQTSLFTRGGESDYTKILVDGVPMNDPGGAVDLGALTLDDVERIEVVRGPASVVHGSDAVSGVVQIVTRRAGARRAAHVAAGGGSYGGRTMDASLSGTAGLVGGAASLARHTSDGILPLNNAYRNTVAGGRVTLDGPIPASIAVRHVDNSYAYPTDGAGRVVDRNASRADRRTSVAVDAERALGQGTTARLTAGWLDDAGRTNDAADGPADTLGLHAYQSHGSMRRRHVAATVQWEPRTQHAVILGTEWASEHQRLSDSSNYAVEASRFDANRITRAAFAQVMGHGERGSYTLGGRIDRNDVYGTFRTLRASAALALPAHARLRVAAGTAFKAPTFFEQFNTAFSVGNAALVPERSTSWDAGLERRGERLSVGATYFAQRFRDLIQYTFTSSTDPSYFNVAAASASGLELEGSYQVSATARVRAGATFLRTRVDDAGFDEGAGALFVHGARLLRRPSQTVTLGASGRAGSRTDLDVQVVRVGTRDDRDFSGFPAVPVELSAYTRVDLGAQVRITPLTAPATLRLIVRADNLFGTAYREVANFDAPRRVLFAGLRAEWR, encoded by the coding sequence ATGCTCCGAACGCTCGCATTCCGTCTTGCCCCGCTGGCCATCATCGCCACCACGGTCGGGGCCCAGGCCACCGGCGACACCACCGCACTGCCTCGCCTCGTGATCACCGCCGACCGCGTGCCTGTCCCGCTCTCACGGGTCACCGCCACCGTCAGTGTCCTGGATGGCGCCGCCCTCCGCGCCGCCGGCGTCACCCACGTGATCGACGCATTGCGTCGCGTGCCGGGGGTCGCTGTCGCCCGCAGTGGGTCGTTTGGGGCACAGACCAGCCTCTTTACCAGGGGGGGCGAAAGCGACTACACGAAGATTCTGGTCGACGGCGTGCCCATGAACGACCCGGGTGGTGCCGTGGACCTTGGTGCCCTCACACTCGACGATGTGGAACGGATCGAAGTCGTGCGCGGACCGGCAAGCGTGGTGCATGGAAGTGATGCCGTGAGCGGCGTCGTGCAGATTGTCACGCGGCGGGCCGGCGCGCGGCGCGCGGCGCACGTGGCGGCCGGCGGCGGGAGCTACGGCGGCCGCACGATGGATGCGTCGCTCTCGGGAACCGCTGGTCTCGTGGGGGGCGCCGCGTCGCTCGCCCGTCACACGAGCGATGGCATCCTGCCGCTCAACAACGCCTACCGGAACACCGTCGCCGGTGGACGTGTCACGCTGGATGGGCCCATCCCCGCGTCGATCGCCGTGCGTCATGTGGACAACAGCTATGCGTATCCCACGGACGGCGCGGGCCGCGTGGTGGATCGCAATGCGTCGCGCGCCGATCGTCGAACGTCCGTCGCTGTGGACGCCGAGCGTGCACTGGGGCAGGGCACGACGGCGCGGCTGACCGCCGGCTGGCTCGACGACGCCGGTCGCACCAACGACGCAGCGGACGGACCGGCCGATACGCTTGGTTTGCACGCCTACCAGAGCCACGGCTCGATGCGCCGTCGCCATGTGGCCGCCACCGTGCAATGGGAACCACGCACGCAGCACGCCGTTATTCTCGGCACGGAATGGGCGTCCGAGCACCAGCGACTGTCCGACTCCTCGAACTACGCGGTCGAGGCGTCACGGTTCGATGCCAACCGGATCACGCGCGCCGCATTCGCGCAGGTCATGGGTCACGGTGAGCGTGGCTCGTATACGCTCGGCGGGCGCATCGACCGGAACGATGTGTACGGAACCTTTCGGACGCTGCGCGCCAGCGCGGCGCTGGCGCTGCCTGCGCACGCTCGGTTGCGCGTGGCCGCGGGAACGGCCTTCAAGGCGCCAACCTTCTTCGAGCAGTTCAACACCGCCTTCTCCGTCGGCAACGCCGCGTTGGTGCCCGAACGCAGTACCAGCTGGGACGCCGGCCTCGAACGCCGCGGTGAGCGGCTCAGCGTCGGCGCCACGTATTTCGCCCAGCGATTTCGTGACCTGATCCAGTACACGTTCACGTCATCAACCGACCCCTCGTACTTCAACGTGGCTGCGGCGAGCGCGAGCGGACTGGAGCTCGAAGGTTCGTACCAGGTGTCGGCCACCGCGCGAGTCCGCGCGGGAGCGACGTTCCTCAGGACGCGCGTCGACGACGCCGGCTTTGACGAAGGTGCCGGTGCCTTGTTCGTGCATGGCGCTCGATTGCTGCGGCGCCCGTCGCAGACCGTGACCCTTGGGGCGTCCGGGCGCGCCGGATCGCGGACCGACCTCGACGTGCAGGTCGTGCGCGTGGGTACGCGCGACGACCGGGACTTCAGCGGGTTCCCCGCGGTTCCGGTGGAGCTTTCGGCCTACACGCGGGTTGACCTGGGTGCGCAGGTCCGAATCACGCCACTCACGGCGCCGGCAACCCTGCGGCTCATCGTGAGGGCCGACAACCTGTTCGGCACGGCGTACCGGGAGGTCGCGAACTTTGACGCACCGCGCCGCGTGCTCTTTGCTGGACTCCGCGCCGAGTGGCGCTGA
- a CDS encoding ABC transporter ATP-binding protein, with the protein MIEARELRVRYPGSDTDALHGVSLIAEPGVLTAIVGPNGSGKSTLVRALLGRVPLAAGDLRVAGTRVAGGAARDLARLLAVVVQREEPAFPLLVNDYVALGRHPWRDAWQGADAADGAWVLAAMEQADVIALRDRRTDTLSGGEWQRVRVARALAQDTPVVVFDEPTTFLDVAHEMACFELLDALAARGRTVLVVSHQLNLVARFARRVGLLSSGTLAAFGDPSDVMRGEVLERVYQWPLVVSRDPAVGSPMLVPLRRHR; encoded by the coding sequence ATGATCGAGGCGCGCGAGCTCCGCGTGCGATACCCGGGCAGCGACACCGATGCGTTGCACGGCGTCTCGCTGATCGCGGAACCCGGTGTGCTCACGGCGATCGTGGGGCCTAACGGGTCCGGCAAGAGCACGTTGGTGCGTGCGCTGCTCGGGCGCGTTCCGCTCGCGGCCGGAGACCTGCGGGTTGCCGGCACGCGGGTGGCCGGTGGTGCCGCCCGGGATCTCGCGCGGCTTCTGGCCGTGGTCGTGCAGCGCGAGGAGCCGGCGTTTCCGCTCCTCGTGAACGACTACGTCGCCCTCGGCCGCCATCCCTGGCGCGATGCGTGGCAGGGCGCCGATGCCGCGGACGGCGCCTGGGTGCTGGCGGCCATGGAGCAGGCCGATGTCATCGCGCTGAGGGACCGCCGGACCGACACCCTCTCCGGCGGCGAGTGGCAGCGTGTCCGCGTGGCGCGCGCCCTGGCGCAGGACACGCCGGTCGTGGTGTTCGATGAGCCCACGACGTTCCTCGACGTGGCCCACGAGATGGCCTGCTTCGAGTTGCTCGACGCGCTCGCGGCGCGCGGCCGCACCGTGCTCGTGGTGAGTCACCAGCTCAATCTCGTGGCGCGCTTTGCCCGCCGCGTCGGCCTGCTCTCGTCAGGCACCCTCGCGGCATTCGGTGATCCCTCCGACGTCATGCGGGGCGAAGTGCTCGAACGCGTTTATCAGTGGCCCCTGGTCGTGAGTCGCGACCCGGCGGTTGGCTCTCCCATGCTCGTGCCGCTTCGGCGGCATCGCTGA
- a CDS encoding iron ABC transporter permease: protein MRAGSLVGLIVVLVVAALASVSFGAVAIAPADVWAALRGEGAAATLTIVRDLRLPRTALGILVGAALGASGTAMQSSLRNGLAEPYLLGVSGGAAVGAVLAVGLGVQGTGGLAAFAFLGALAAIVVVLGLGRDRYGARHPATLLMAGVVTGAFANAVIMVVLAQSTPTAQRNALWWMMGSIAAARWADVAWLGAAVVGLGGCLVHYARELDVLALGPETAASLGVTPERAAVRFFVLASLLAAATVAASGLVGFVGLIVPHVARGLVGVGSSRRTIVVAAAAGGALVLVADLAARTARAPTELPLGAITALLGVPFFLRQLRSAR from the coding sequence ATGCGCGCGGGATCGCTGGTTGGCCTGATCGTGGTGCTGGTCGTCGCCGCGCTCGCGAGCGTGTCGTTCGGTGCCGTGGCGATCGCTCCGGCCGACGTGTGGGCGGCGCTGCGCGGCGAGGGCGCCGCGGCCACGCTCACCATTGTCCGCGACCTCCGTCTGCCACGAACCGCGTTAGGCATCCTGGTCGGCGCCGCGCTCGGGGCCAGCGGCACGGCCATGCAGTCGTCGCTCCGGAATGGACTTGCCGAGCCCTATCTGCTCGGCGTGTCCGGGGGGGCCGCCGTCGGTGCGGTGCTTGCCGTGGGCCTTGGGGTGCAAGGCACGGGCGGACTGGCCGCCTTCGCGTTCCTCGGCGCGCTGGCAGCGATCGTGGTGGTGCTCGGCCTCGGGCGCGACCGGTACGGCGCGCGGCATCCGGCGACGCTGCTCATGGCCGGCGTGGTCACTGGTGCGTTCGCCAACGCGGTGATCATGGTGGTGCTCGCCCAGAGCACACCGACCGCGCAGCGCAACGCCCTGTGGTGGATGATGGGATCGATCGCTGCGGCGCGTTGGGCCGACGTGGCGTGGCTGGGTGCAGCCGTCGTGGGGCTCGGTGGCTGCCTCGTGCACTACGCGCGTGAGCTCGATGTGCTCGCGCTGGGCCCGGAGACGGCGGCCTCCCTTGGGGTGACGCCCGAGCGGGCGGCCGTGCGGTTCTTCGTGCTTGCCTCACTGCTGGCCGCGGCGACGGTCGCCGCCTCGGGTCTGGTCGGCTTTGTCGGCCTGATCGTTCCGCACGTGGCGCGCGGGCTTGTGGGCGTCGGAAGCAGCCGACGGACCATCGTGGTGGCCGCGGCCGCTGGCGGCGCGCTGGTGCTCGTGGCCGACCTGGCCGCACGCACGGCACGTGCGCCCACCGAGTTGCCCCTGGGCGCGATCACGGCGCTGCTCGGCGTGCCGTTCTTCCTGCGTCAGCTGCGGAGCGCGCGATGA
- a CDS encoding cobalamin-binding protein: MSVLFFRILSVTYAALLLLAAACGRAESLQTDRRTSGSPQRIVSLGPSGTEILASLGALDRLVGRSRWDTWPETVRQVPDVGDAIRPSLERIIALRPDLVVLYAASDNAASIDGLQRTGINVVALRIDTIDDYLRAVDSLGVLVGARSRADSLTATIRRELDAVRQRARHTPALRVFIPVWDQPLMTIGGGSYLSELVRIAGGENVYGESPAPSLTVSFEDVVRRDPDVVLASPVSALRWRAEPGWKGLRAVREGRVLGFDTTLVSQPSSRLGAAAASLADLLAKVRR; this comes from the coding sequence ATGTCCGTTCTGTTTTTCCGGATCCTGTCCGTCACGTACGCGGCGCTGCTGCTGCTCGCGGCCGCGTGCGGGCGCGCGGAGTCGCTTCAGACGGATCGCCGGACGAGCGGCAGCCCGCAGCGCATAGTCTCGCTTGGGCCAAGCGGCACGGAGATCCTCGCGTCGCTCGGTGCGCTCGATCGGTTGGTCGGCCGATCCAGGTGGGACACGTGGCCGGAGACCGTGCGTCAGGTGCCCGACGTCGGCGACGCGATCCGACCGAGTCTGGAGCGCATCATCGCGCTTCGCCCGGACCTCGTGGTGCTGTATGCCGCGAGCGACAACGCCGCGTCGATCGACGGCCTGCAGCGCACCGGCATCAACGTGGTGGCGCTGCGCATCGACACCATCGACGACTACCTGCGAGCGGTCGACTCGCTGGGTGTGCTGGTGGGTGCGCGTTCCCGCGCCGATTCGCTGACCGCCACCATCCGTCGCGAACTCGATGCCGTGCGCCAGCGCGCGCGTCACACGCCGGCCCTGCGCGTGTTCATCCCCGTCTGGGACCAACCGCTCATGACCATTGGAGGCGGCAGCTACCTCTCTGAGCTGGTCCGCATCGCCGGCGGCGAAAACGTCTATGGCGAGTCACCGGCGCCGTCGCTCACCGTGTCGTTCGAGGATGTGGTGCGGCGCGACCCCGACGTCGTGCTGGCCAGCCCGGTGAGCGCGTTGCGATGGCGCGCGGAGCCAGGGTGGAAAGGCCTGCGCGCCGTGCGCGAGGGACGGGTGCTCGGCTTTGATACGACGCTCGTCTCGCAGCCCTCGTCGAGGCTTGGTGCCGCCGCCGCATCGCTGGCCGACCTGTTGGCGAAGGTGAGGCGCTGA
- a CDS encoding bifunctional nuclease family protein, which yields MDPLVEVAVARLGLDGSSNTYVVILREKDGDRILPIWIGQPEAESILLEINSVRKERPLTHDLCKSLIVGLGATLQRVNITRVEHRTYYAELHLARDGELYQVDARPSDSIAIALRTASPIYASESLLLDPPDEADDDDDTVVPPTELPQSTEEMSAEQLKQYLAGLRPEDFGKFNP from the coding sequence ATGGATCCGCTGGTTGAAGTTGCCGTCGCCCGACTGGGGCTCGACGGATCGTCAAACACCTACGTGGTCATCCTTCGCGAGAAGGACGGCGACCGCATCCTGCCCATCTGGATCGGCCAGCCCGAGGCGGAGTCGATCCTGCTCGAGATCAACAGCGTGCGAAAGGAACGTCCGCTGACGCATGACCTCTGCAAGAGCCTCATCGTCGGGCTCGGCGCGACGCTGCAGCGCGTGAATATCACACGCGTCGAGCACCGGACGTATTACGCCGAGTTGCACCTCGCGCGCGACGGCGAACTCTACCAGGTCGATGCCCGCCCGTCCGACAGCATCGCCATCGCCCTGCGCACCGCGTCGCCCATCTACGCCTCCGAGTCGCTGCTCCTCGACCCGCCTGACGAAGCGGACGATGACGACGACACCGTGGTCCCGCCGACCGAGTTGCCGCAGTCCACGGAGGAGATGAGCGCCGAGCAGCTCAAGCAGTACCTCGCCGGTCTGAGACCGGAGGACTTCGGCAAGTTCAACCCGTGA
- a CDS encoding methionine adenosyltransferase, translating to MTERVLFTSESVTEGHPDKVADAISDAVLDAILADDPMARVACETLVTTGLAVVAGEITTDTWVDIPRIVRGTIERIGYTSASFGFDSQTCAVMSTIDKQSPDIAMGVDTGGAGDQGMMFGYATDETEEMMPAAILLSHRLTRALADHRKAGHLKWLRPDGKAQVTVAYDGDRPVAVDTVVVSTQHDEGASSEKIRRAVIAEIIEPAIPKEWRKQKPTYHINPTGRFVVGGPQGDAGLTGRKIIVDTYGGMGRHGGGAFSGKDPSKVDRSACYAARWVAKNVVGAGLARRCEVQVAYAIGVAEPVSVMVNTFGTSELPDPVIARAIRDCFDLTPKGIMKALDLRKPIYSPTAAYGHFGRASEKLVYTTADGNGKKARKVTATAFTWERLDKVAELKRSVR from the coding sequence GTGACTGAACGCGTGCTCTTCACGTCCGAATCGGTGACCGAGGGTCATCCGGACAAGGTGGCTGACGCCATTTCCGACGCTGTCCTCGACGCCATCCTGGCCGACGATCCCATGGCCCGTGTCGCGTGCGAGACCCTCGTGACGACGGGACTGGCGGTCGTGGCCGGAGAGATCACGACGGACACGTGGGTCGACATCCCGCGGATCGTGCGCGGCACGATCGAACGCATCGGGTACACCAGCGCCTCGTTCGGCTTCGACTCGCAGACGTGTGCGGTCATGAGCACGATCGACAAGCAGTCGCCCGACATTGCCATGGGCGTGGACACGGGAGGTGCCGGCGATCAGGGCATGATGTTCGGCTACGCGACCGACGAGACCGAAGAGATGATGCCCGCCGCGATCCTGCTTTCGCATCGCCTCACCAGAGCGCTGGCAGATCACCGGAAGGCGGGCCACCTCAAGTGGCTCCGTCCGGACGGCAAGGCGCAGGTCACCGTGGCCTACGACGGTGATCGTCCGGTCGCGGTGGACACGGTGGTGGTGTCGACGCAGCACGACGAGGGAGCCTCGTCTGAAAAGATCCGTCGCGCGGTGATTGCCGAGATCATCGAACCCGCCATCCCGAAGGAGTGGCGCAAGCAGAAGCCAACGTACCACATCAACCCGACCGGCCGCTTCGTCGTGGGCGGACCGCAGGGAGACGCGGGCCTCACGGGCCGCAAGATCATCGTGGACACGTACGGCGGGATGGGTCGCCACGGCGGTGGCGCGTTCAGCGGCAAGGATCCATCAAAGGTGGATCGCTCGGCGTGCTACGCGGCGCGATGGGTGGCAAAGAACGTGGTGGGCGCCGGACTCGCGCGGCGCTGCGAGGTGCAGGTCGCCTACGCGATCGGTGTGGCCGAACCGGTCAGCGTGATGGTGAATACCTTCGGGACGAGCGAGCTGCCCGATCCGGTGATTGCCAGGGCCATCCGCGATTGCTTCGATCTCACGCCCAAGGGCATCATGAAGGCGCTCGACCTGCGCAAGCCGATCTACTCTCCCACGGCGGCGTACGGACACTTCGGGCGTGCGTCCGAGAAGCTCGTCTACACCACCGCGGACGGGAACGGCAAGAAGGCACGCAAAGTGACCGCGACCGCCTTCACGTGGGAGCGCCTGGACAAGGTTGCTGAACTCAAGCGGTCCGTGCGATAG
- the ptsP gene encoding phosphoenolpyruvate--protein phosphotransferase: MERALTGIPASPGIVVGRVHLLHWEVPDVPHRIIADDDVPSELARYREAVTKAKARLVQVKARAERRAGPEEAAIFEVQLHMLDDGDITSRVEAYIRQNIGAEKAFDVVMLDWRQHFARSSVPMMRERVGDLTDLHIRVLSILLGLGDHDPVELAPGANAILVTHDLTPSLTMQIDRESIAGIATDSGTRTSHVAILARSLGIPAVVGLRDATTRLRGDETLVLDGSSGMLIVNPSDAEVDTFRHRAQLEAQDEAELQKLVDAEAVTTDGVLLTVRANVDLPDEAEQAARSGAEGVGLMRTEFLVLGRTTLPDEEEQYEEYVKVLRPFGGHPVVIRTYDIGGDKLPVGGFPHEPNPFLGWRAIRMCLDETELFKVQLRALLRAAVHGDVRILLPLVVTLDEVRATRQLLRECMQELEARGVPFKRDVPLGVMIETPAAAVAIDAFLEDAQFFSIGTNDLVQYTLAVDRGNANLASRYTPLHPAVLRLIQRTAEVAGAHGLEVSVCGEMASEPLMAFALLGLGIRQLSVNPRSVPLVKRIIRGVSASFAREAAAAAVSARTANEARAQLEFRLKAAFGNVAFIREGGL, from the coding sequence ATGGAGCGCGCCCTCACCGGCATCCCGGCGTCACCCGGTATCGTGGTCGGGCGCGTGCACCTCCTGCACTGGGAAGTGCCCGACGTGCCGCATCGCATCATCGCCGACGACGACGTTCCCTCGGAGCTGGCGCGCTACCGCGAGGCGGTGACGAAGGCCAAGGCTCGCCTTGTCCAGGTGAAAGCGCGGGCCGAACGACGCGCCGGTCCCGAAGAAGCCGCGATCTTCGAAGTCCAGCTCCACATGCTCGACGATGGAGACATCACCTCGCGGGTGGAGGCGTACATCCGCCAGAACATCGGCGCCGAGAAGGCGTTCGACGTGGTGATGCTCGACTGGCGGCAGCATTTCGCCCGCAGCAGCGTCCCGATGATGCGCGAGCGCGTCGGTGATCTGACCGACCTGCACATCCGCGTGCTTTCCATCCTCCTCGGCCTCGGCGATCACGATCCGGTGGAACTGGCCCCGGGAGCGAACGCGATCCTCGTCACGCACGACCTCACGCCGAGCCTGACGATGCAGATCGATCGCGAGTCGATCGCCGGCATCGCCACCGATTCGGGCACGCGCACGTCGCACGTGGCCATCCTCGCGCGCTCACTCGGCATTCCGGCGGTCGTCGGCCTTCGTGACGCGACCACGCGGCTTCGCGGCGACGAAACGCTCGTGCTCGACGGCTCGAGCGGCATGCTGATCGTCAATCCCAGCGACGCCGAGGTCGACACGTTCCGGCATCGTGCGCAGCTCGAAGCCCAGGATGAGGCGGAGCTGCAGAAGCTGGTCGACGCCGAAGCCGTCACGACCGATGGCGTGCTGCTCACGGTGCGCGCCAACGTCGATCTCCCCGATGAAGCCGAGCAGGCGGCGCGCAGCGGCGCCGAGGGCGTGGGGCTCATGCGCACCGAGTTCCTCGTGCTCGGCCGCACCACGTTGCCCGACGAAGAGGAGCAATACGAGGAGTACGTGAAGGTGCTGCGTCCCTTTGGCGGGCACCCCGTGGTCATTCGCACCTACGACATCGGCGGCGACAAGCTGCCGGTCGGTGGATTTCCCCACGAGCCCAACCCGTTCCTGGGCTGGCGGGCGATCCGCATGTGCCTCGACGAGACCGAACTCTTCAAGGTGCAGCTGCGCGCGCTCCTGCGGGCCGCCGTGCATGGCGACGTGCGTATCCTGCTGCCGCTCGTCGTGACCCTCGACGAGGTGCGGGCGACGCGCCAGCTCCTGCGCGAGTGCATGCAGGAGCTCGAAGCCCGGGGTGTGCCGTTCAAACGGGACGTTCCGCTCGGCGTCATGATCGAAACGCCGGCCGCTGCCGTCGCCATCGACGCCTTCCTCGAGGACGCACAGTTCTTTTCGATCGGGACCAACGATCTGGTGCAATACACGCTGGCCGTCGATCGGGGCAACGCCAACCTGGCCTCGCGCTATACCCCACTGCATCCCGCGGTCCTGCGCCTCATTCAGCGCACCGCGGAGGTCGCGGGGGCACACGGTCTCGAAGTCAGTGTCTGCGGAGAAATGGCGTCGGAACCGCTCATGGCCTTTGCGCTCCTCGGGCTCGGCATCCGTCAGCTCAGCGTGAATCCCCGCTCGGTGCCGCTGGTCAAACGCATCATTCGTGGCGTCAGCGCGTCATTTGCCCGCGAGGCCGCGGCGGCCGCGGTGAGCGCGCGCACGGCCAACGAGGCGCGCGCTCAGCTGGAGTTCCGACTCAAGGCGGCCTTCGGTAACGTCGCGTTCATTCGTGAGGGCGGGCTCTGA